A stretch of the Zeugodacus cucurbitae isolate PBARC_wt_2022May chromosome 6, idZeuCucr1.2, whole genome shotgun sequence genome encodes the following:
- the LOC105219856 gene encoding kelch-like protein 5 gives MRRWKYLQTKEEKLKLKLNTIGGYNDKSESTNNVEKYNLETCTWESMPALPQHLRGMNVALLNESIYVLGGHVHNAAAPLETVYRLDNNGTEWQQVANLLKPRFEANVPVFEDKIYVFGGLSAAGTPLADCECYDAVSNTWTQCADMLEPR, from the exons atgagacgctggaa atatttgcaaactaAGGAGGAAAAATTAAAGCTTAAGCTGAATACTATTGGTGGCTACAATGACAAGTCTGAAAGCACTAATAATGTTGAGAAATACAATTTGGAAACATGTACGTGGGAGAGCATGCCTGCATTGCCACAGCACTTACGGGGCATGAATGTGGCGCTATTGAATGAAAGCATCTACGTTTTGGGAGGACATGTGCACAATGCAGCTGCGCCATTGGAAACTGTGTATAG GTTAGACAATAACGGCACAGAGTGGCAGCAGGTCGCCAATTTGTTGAAACCACGTTTTGAAGCAAACGTCCCGGTATTTGaggataaaatatatgtttttggtgGCTTGTCAGCTGCAGGAACACCACTTGCCGATTGTGAATGCTATGACGCAGTGAGCAATACTTGGACACAATGTGCTGATATGCTGGAACCACGCTAA